A stretch of DNA from Rothia mucilaginosa:
TGTCGGTACCGCGCTGGTGAAGGCTTTGGCTTCTGGCGGTGTTGAGGCGGTGGCTAAGCTGACCCGTGAGCTGGCGGGGCGTGAAGGCTAATGTCTGATGTGCTGTCGCTGGCGAGTGTGCCGGTAGCTAACGTGCTGGCTTCGATTCCGCTGGGTTCGATTCCTTCGCCGAGCGTTTCGTACCTGCAGCTGGGTCCGTTCCGTGTGCATTTCTATGCCCTGTGTATTCTTGCGGGTATGGCGGTGTGCTTGTGGTTGGGTTCTCGCCGTTGGAAGGCGGCGGGTGGTACCCCTGAGCGCGTTTTTGACGTGGCGATGTGGGCTATTCCGGCGGGCATTATTGGTGCCCGCGCCTACCACGTGCTGATTACTGACCCGGGTAGCTATTTCGGCCCGAATGTTGCTGATCCGTGGGCTTTCCTGAAGATTTGGGAGGGCGGCATTGGCATTATGGGTGCCGTGTCGGTCGGTGCGTTGGGCGCCTGGTATGGTTGCCGCCGCTATGGCATGAATTTCCCGGCTTTTGCGGATGCGGTAGCGCCGGGTATTCTGCTGGCTCAGGCGTTTGGCCGCTGGGGTAACTGGTTCAACCAGGAGCTGTTCGGTAAGCCGACGACTTTGCCGTGGGGCCTGGAGATTAGCGCTTCGAGCGGTAATTTCCCGCCTCAGTATCCGGCGGGTACGCTGTTCCATCCGACGTTCCTGTACGAGTCGCTGTGGAACTTGCTGGGTGTGGCGTTGTTGCTGTGGCTGGGCCGTAAGGGCGTGCTGAAGCTGGGTCAGACTCTGTGGCTGTACGTGTTCTACTACGGTGTGGGTCGCCTCTTCATTGAGATGTTCTTGCGTATTGATACCTCGGAGATGCTTTGGGGCGTTCGTATTCACGTGTGGACTGCTCTGCTGCTGGTTCTGCTGGGTGCTGCTGGTTTTGTGGTGGCTGGTCGTCGTGCGGCGGCGAAGGCTGCTGCGGGTATTGAGCCGGCTCCTGCGGAGTTCGCTCCGAAGTCTGCCGCAGATGAGTCTGCTGAGGACGTTGAGGAGAAGGCATCCGAGAAGGAAGAATCCAATGAGGATTCTGACTCTTCTGAGTCTTCGACAAAGGGCTCTTAGACAAAGGGCTCCTAGCCTTTCATCTACATTCATAGAAAACCGCCGGATGGGGCAGAACCCCCGTCCGGCGGTTTTTTGTACCTGTTTCTTGCGCTCTGTTGTTCTTCCACTCTGGCGCTTCCGCACTGGCATTCTTCTGCACTGGCATTCTTCCACTCTGGCGCTCTGCTAAGCGCGTGTAGCATTCACACACTGGTATGTGACGGCGCCGTGCGTGGATTTAGGCTGTTGAGA
This window harbors:
- the lgt gene encoding prolipoprotein diacylglyceryl transferase, with amino-acid sequence MSDVLSLASVPVANVLASIPLGSIPSPSVSYLQLGPFRVHFYALCILAGMAVCLWLGSRRWKAAGGTPERVFDVAMWAIPAGIIGARAYHVLITDPGSYFGPNVADPWAFLKIWEGGIGIMGAVSVGALGAWYGCRRYGMNFPAFADAVAPGILLAQAFGRWGNWFNQELFGKPTTLPWGLEISASSGNFPPQYPAGTLFHPTFLYESLWNLLGVALLLWLGRKGVLKLGQTLWLYVFYYGVGRLFIEMFLRIDTSEMLWGVRIHVWTALLLVLLGAAGFVVAGRRAAAKAAAGIEPAPAEFAPKSAADESAEDVEEKASEKEESNEDSDSSESSTKGS